A single window of Nicotiana sylvestris chromosome 3, ASM39365v2, whole genome shotgun sequence DNA harbors:
- the LOC104211756 gene encoding uncharacterized protein, translating into MDGRRICASPRPCCGRRVVAKKRPRGGVDGFVNSVKKLQRREISSKRDRSFSMSDAQERFRNIRLQEEYDTHDPKGHCAMVLPFLRKRSKIIEIVAARDIVFALAQSGVCAAFSRETNERICFLNVSPDEVIRSLFYNKNNDSLITVSVYASDNFSSLKCRTTRIEYIRRGKPDAGFALFESESLKWPGFVEFDDVNGKVLTYSAQDSIYKVFDLKNYSMLYSISDKNVQEIKISPGIMLLIFTKASGHVPLKILSIEDGTVLKSFNHLLHRNKKVDFIEQFNEKLLVKQENENLQILDVRNSELTEVSRTEFMTPSAFIFLYENQLFLTFRNRTVAVWNFRGELVTSFEDHLLWHPDCNTNNIYITSDQDLIISYCKADSDDPLSEGNAGSINVSNILTGKCLAKIKATNGLTADDCSASCSGPGGRCCNSQKRVQASRIRSTVAEALEDITALFYDEERNEIYTGNRLGLVHVWSN; encoded by the exons ATGGATGGGCGGAGAATATGTGCGAGTCCTCGTCCATGTTGTGGGAGGAGGGTGGTGGCGAAGAAGCGGCCACGTGGAGGGGTAGATGGGTTTGTGAATAGCGTCAAGAAGCTACAGCGGAGGGAGATTTCTTCGAAACGCGACCGTTCTTTTAGTATGAGCGATGCTCAGGAGCGCTTTCGGAACATTCGCTTACAG GAGGAATATGACACCCATGACCCTAAGGGACATTGTGCAATGGTGCTTCCTTttcttaggaaaagatcaaagaTAATTGAGATAGTTGCTGCACGTGACATTGTCTTTGCCCTTGCACAATCTGGTGTATGTGCAGCATTTAGTCGAG AGACTAACGAGAGAATATGCTTTCTGAACGTCAGTCCAGATGAAGTTATACGAAGTTTGTTTTACAATAAGAACAATGACTCACTCATCACTGTTTCAGTCTACGCATCAGATAATTTCAGTTCCTTGAAATGCAGAACCACAAGGATTGA ATACATTCGGAGGGGTAAACCAGATGCTGGCTTTGCGCTATTTGAGTCAGAGTCATTAAAATGGCCTGGTTTTGTGGAGTTCGATGATGTCAATGGAAAAGTGCTTACCTACTCCGCCCAGGATAG CATATACAAGGTCTTTGACCTGAAGAATTATTCAATGTTATACTCAATCTCAGACAAAAATGTTCAAGAAATTAAAATCAG TCCAGGAATCATGTTGTTGATATTTACCAAAGCTAGTGGCCACGTACCTCTGAAGATTCTGTCCATTGAGGACGGTACTGTTCTTAAATCTTTCAACCATCTTCTTCATCGAAATAAGAAGGTGGATTTCATTGAACAGTTTAATGAAAAGCTTCTTGTCAAGCAAGAGAACGAAAATCTTCAGATTCTGGAT GTACGCAATTCTGAGTTGACAGAAGTTAGCAGGACTGAGTTCATGACCCCCTCAGCATTCATATTTCTTTATGAGAACCAGTTGTTCTTGACATTCAGAAACAGAACAGTAGCTGTTTGGAACTTCCGCGGGGAGCTTGTTACTTCATTTGAGGATCACCTTTTATGGCATCCTGATTGCAACACTAACAACATTTACATAACTAGTGATCAGGACCTTATTATTTCATACTGCAAAGCTGATTCTGATGATCCCTTATCTGAAGGAAATG CGGGATCTATTAATGTCAGCAATATTCTGACCGGAAAATGCCTTGCTAAAATCAAAGCAACCAATGGCCTCACTGCTGATGATTGTAGTGCCAGTTGCAGTGGGCCCGGTGGTAGATGCTGCAACTCACAAAAGCGGGTCCAAGCTTCCAGAATTAGGAGCACGGTTGCAGAAGCCCTAGAAGATATTACTGCCCTTTTCTATGACGAAGAGCGCAATGAGATTTATACCGGAAACAGGCTTGGACTAGTCCATGTATGGTCTAACTGA